The sequence TATCACTTACCTTAGTTAAGAGAAAATGGACTAACCATATCATCATTGTATGATATATTTAGGCTTCCAGTTATCTGAGAATTCAGCATCAGTGTTCTGTATCTTtcattgtttgggtcatataaaaCGAACCCTTGATCGACAAACAATAAAATTTCATTATTCTTGAAACTCCATAGTAACTCCACATTCCTGCTGCTAATTATACTCTCCTGGGTAATGGAGAGGCTTTTAATCCAAGATTCTGTCACTCCATATTGTTGCATCGTCCATACATCAACCTGGAtatgaaaaacatgtaaaacCAAACATAGGAAACCTCCCAATACTCCTAACTTCACACAAAACgtatctacttccaaaggttcttGTAGATTTGGCATTGGATCTTCTGAAAGTGCTGCAACCAAATCGAAGTTCTCATACACAACATCAAAACAGATTAGTACGATACTGGAGTCTTGTTCAGACTCTCCAGTGAGATACGCAAGCCAATGAATAGCTCCATTAAAGAACACTCCTTCACCATCTTGTTCATGATTAATAATACGGTATGGTATGCTTTGACAGCACTTCCATGAATTTAATTTTAATGAATAAACGTCAACAATAGAACACTCTGAAGCCTGGTCATAAACAACCCTTAGCAATTTATAATCGCCAGTCTtgtaacaataacaaaaaccatatccatcaacatcatcgttgtttacCTGTCGCTGTGGTGCCGCGGGTATGTTCTTGTAAGATTTCGTTAACatattccaaatataaaattcttcttcttcgtcgCAACTACTACTACATGTAATACAATGTACGGTACGTAACCATACCAACCCATTACATGATGACAAAAACTCAAGTTTAGCTAAATTTATAAATATAGAAGGGCAATCCATCATCCTATACAAAAAATCATTCCATGATTCACATTCCAACGTTGTTTCTGATGATGTTGTTGACAATGGCAATAAAGATGACACTGACATATAATCCATCGTATAGCTTTTGTTGTCTTTAGCCTCGGAAAATAAAACTCTAGTACCGTTTCTTATGTTACTAAGCTCATGTTGCATATTTTGGAAACTAGGGCTATCAAATAGTGCACAAAAAGACTTACTCACGCACCTGAATCGCAAAAGAGACCTCCTTGGTAGCCTTAAGAAGATTTCCTGGAGAATTTCTTCGGGAAAATGATTTGACATTGTTgcctttttgttcttcttcaagaggaggaggaagaagtaaAAAATAGGGTTTTCGAAGAAACTTGTAAAACCCTAACAAAGAAAAGACTTATAAATAAAAGTACTGCTTAACTTTCTAGGTAATGCCTGGTTGGCCCTCTCTATTTAATACTTTGCCACCCGCACCCGTAGGTTTGGATCGTTTGGTTAATTCAGAACACAAGCCTGAACCACATGAGTCTTTTCTTGATAATGCCTCCACAATTTGCAACGAAACTGAAGATGCCAACGAAAGACTCATGTGGTTCACGCCTGTCTTCTGAATTAACTAAACGATCCAAACCTACGGGTACGGCTTGTGCTCTGAATTAACCAAAAGAAAAGACTCATGCCAACAAATTGACTATTGGACCATGCATTATTTGATGGTTCACATTTGTTAAATTTTCAACCATCTCCTCTATCAAGGGATGAATATCGTGCCTTATATTTTT comes from Papaver somniferum cultivar HN1 chromosome 7, ASM357369v1, whole genome shotgun sequence and encodes:
- the LOC113293936 gene encoding F-box/kelch-repeat protein At3g06240-like, coding for MDYMSVSSLLPLSTTSSETTLECESWNDFLYRMMDCPSIFINLAKLEFLSSCNGLVWLRTVHCITCSSSCDEEEEFYIWNMLTKSYKNIPAAPQRQVNNDDVDGYGFCYCYKTGDYKLLRVVYDQASECSIVDVYSLKLNSWKCCQSIPYRIINHEQDGEGVFFNGAIHWLAYLTGESEQDSSIVLICFDVVYENFDLVAALSEDPMPNLQEPLEVDTFCVKLGVLGGFLCLVLHVFHIQVDVWTMQQYGVTESWIKSLSITQESIISSRNVELLWSFKNNEILLFVDQGFVLYDPNNERYRTLMLNSQITGSLNISYNDDMVSPFSLN